The Thermodesulfovibrionales bacterium genome includes the window GGCTCTAAACTTGCTCCTATTACAATAGTGAATTCGGAATCACCCATAGTCCTTATCTGATCAATTCTAGTACCACCAGTAGCAAGGCTCGAAAAACCTTCCCTGCTTCCATCAAGTGCTGAAAGGTCAGGCAGTATTACAGGTTCAAGTCCGAAGGATTCAATGATGTCCCTTAATTCGGTATAGTCCAGTGGTGTGAGATGCAAACCTCCCAGTACATTGATCTGACCTCTCTTAGTCCTTCCACCTGAAGATGCCAGGCTTACCATGCTTTCTACTGCCTTTGCATAACCGGTCTCAAGTCCTCCCTCATAGTCAGGTGTTGATAGATAAATTATCTCACTATCATTTTTGACCATTTTTAATTTTTTTATTGAGCTTAATATGTCTTCGCCCTTTACATCAGTAAGAGCTGATGTTAATATAGCAACAAGATCCGGGCTGTTCTTTTCAAGTATCTTTTTTAATGTTCCGATTAACTTTTCTTCGCTGTCCATCACAACATCTTCTACAAAAAGTTTTGTGCTTACAAGTGAGACAGGCTCCTTAAAATGTTTTGTTAGAAGAACCTTTGCCAGAAAGGTGCATCCCTGGGCACCGTGAATCACCGGTAAGGCTCTGTCTATCCCTTGAAGAGCCATTACCGCACCTAAGGACTGGGAATGCTTGAGTGGATTGATATCTACTTTCTTTTCAGGGTTTTCAATTACAGTATTCCTTATCTTTGTCTTTCTGCTGTAAAAAGATAAAGAATTACTTATTGAGTCAGCCAGATTAACCAGTCCTCTGTATCCTGCATATGCTCTGTGCCTTTCCTGATTTACATCAACAAAGGGAAAACCTTCTTTTATGGCAAGATACTGATTGCGTCCGCCTGCAATAAGCATGTCAGCTCCTCTTTCCCTCATTATCTTTACGAGGTTCGAGGGTGTGACATCTTCAATAAGAATTGACTGATCCTGAAGGATGTTTTTCATCTTTTCTTCGTCTTCAAAGGTGCTCTTTTTTGTTCCAACGGCAACAACATTAATGCCGAGATCCATGAGAGCTGATATAAAGGACCAGCTCTTCACACCGCCTGTATAGAGAACAGCCTTTTTGCCTTTAAGATTGCTGTATTGACTTAGTTTTTCCTCAAGAGCTCTTTCTTCCCTCAATATGATCTTTTCTACTCTATCCTCAATTTTTAATTCTCTGGCTATGAGCCTCAATGCCCTTGACATTTCTGTCTTGCCAAAGAAGGATACTTCCACATAGGGTATGCCATATCTCTTTTCCATCTCCCGGGCAACATTTATCAATGCCCGGCTGCATACCAGAACATTGAGCCTTGCCCTGTGTGCATATGTTATCTCTTTAAATGTGGAATCACCTGTTATTCTTGAAAGAATCCTTATACCAGCTTCCCTCAGGATCGGTTCCACATACCAGAGGTCTCCGGCTATGTTATACTCGCCAATTAGATTTATATCAAGATCAGTTGTAAAATCCGGTTCACCCGTGCCTATTACATGGTCGAGGAGGACATCCCCGGCAATTCTGTTGCCGAGATTCTTTGGTCCAAGAAAACCCGGAGCATTTACCGGTATGACCCTTATACCTGTGTCCGTCTCAGCCTTTTTACAGACAGCCTCAATATTTTCTCCTATAAGGCCGCTCACACAGGTGCTGTAAACAAATATTGCATTTGGTCTCAATTCTTTGAATACATCCAATATCGCATTATATAGTTTTTCATCTGAACCGAATACAATATCCAGCTCTGCCATGTCTGTGGTAAAGCCCATTTTGTGGAATCTTGCCTTTGTAGATAAAGTACCTCTTCCTTCCCAGGAATTTGAACAGCATCCGATAGGACCATGTATGATATGGGCACTGTCAGCTATGGGTTGCAGTACTATCAAAGCACCATCAAAGGCGCAGGACTCTCCACCCCTGGTCCTGCAGACCTTTTCTCTTTTCTCTCTTTTACATTCACTTTCAATAAATCTGTCTATAGCCTTAAGCATCTTCTTCCTACCTTATTACGTCAAAGCTTGTTGTATTTATAGTCTTTCTATCCATCTCATCAAGAACTGTGTTGACTATCCAGTTAAGTAAGTTTATTGCACCCTTATATCCAATAATAGGGTATCTGTGAAGATGATGTCTGTCAAAGATCGGAAAACCGATTCTTATCAGAGGAGTCCCTGTATCCCTCCATAAAAACTTTGCATAGGAGTTTCCTATAAGAAAATCGACAGGCTCCAGAAAGAGTAAGGATCTCAGATGCCACATGTCCTTGCCAGCATGGACCTTGCCTTCTCTTCCAAAGGGAGACTCGCTGAGGACTCTGTAGGCTTCGTCCTCAAAATCCTTATCACCATTCGTGCAGAGTATATGCACAGGTATGCCTCCCATTTCCATCAGAAAACTGATCAGTCCTAGTAATAGATCAGGATCTCCCACAAGGGCAAATCTCT containing:
- the nifE gene encoding nitrogenase iron-molybdenum cofactor biosynthesis protein NifE, yielding MLKAIDRFIESECKREKREKVCRTRGGESCAFDGALIVLQPIADSAHIIHGPIGCCSNSWEGRGTLSTKARFHKMGFTTDMAELDIVFGSDEKLYNAILDVFKELRPNAIFVYSTCVSGLIGENIEAVCKKAETDTGIRVIPVNAPGFLGPKNLGNRIAGDVLLDHVIGTGEPDFTTDLDINLIGEYNIAGDLWYVEPILREAGIRILSRITGDSTFKEITYAHRARLNVLVCSRALINVAREMEKRYGIPYVEVSFFGKTEMSRALRLIARELKIEDRVEKIILREERALEEKLSQYSNLKGKKAVLYTGGVKSWSFISALMDLGINVVAVGTKKSTFEDEEKMKNILQDQSILIEDVTPSNLVKIMRERGADMLIAGGRNQYLAIKEGFPFVDVNQERHRAYAGYRGLVNLADSISNSLSFYSRKTKIRNTVIENPEKKVDINPLKHSQSLGAVMALQGIDRALPVIHGAQGCTFLAKVLLTKHFKEPVSLVSTKLFVEDVVMDSEEKLIGTLKKILEKNSPDLVAILTSALTDVKGEDILSSIKKLKMVKNDSEIIYLSTPDYEGGLETGYAKAVESMVSLASSGGRTKRGQINVLGGLHLTPLDYTELRDIIESFGLEPVILPDLSALDGSREGFSSLATGGTRIDQIRTMGDSEFTIVIGASLEPAARILKEKFNIEYMVFESLMSMKDFNLFLKTLSVISGKEIPHKYERQKRILIDAMRDGHFYLAGKKVCLALESDSTLHISELLDEAGLEVELTVIPSNLSCAERIKTKRVLIGSIFDIKGEFDLIISNSHAEEKAKELGIPLYEMGFPVYKSLGNTHKLTIGYRGALSIINDLANIFIREVHK